One region of Bactrocera neohumeralis isolate Rockhampton chromosome 5, APGP_CSIRO_Bneo_wtdbg2-racon-allhic-juicebox.fasta_v2, whole genome shotgun sequence genomic DNA includes:
- the LOC126760811 gene encoding neurogenic locus Notch protein produces the protein MPSKIAFSFVLLLAAITSFPEVLGKNVDKRCVNCTYRTYYTSASSPSQYTARDVSADGCHGNPCGVNAVCQDAGGRPVCSCPPGHSGNPLTHCNRGECLDNIDCRGDLQCKDNRCVNPCVGACGLNANCEPKNHVAVCSCPTGYRGDPFTSCHRVDPDEQCHPSPCGINTKCEILNGVPTCSCIHGFTGNPLSGCRHECEHDGDCSARDTCSNYKCVPACQQCGIGATCNTVAGHRAVCECPKGYIGSPYTECRPECYGDSDCPSNRPACFYGICKNTCDGACGVGADCNLRGLTPVCSCPRDMTGDPFVRCRPFTKEDLCEPNPCGTNALCIPGHDNTGRERPVCNCLPGYTGNPLSHCSRGECLSNNECPDNKACINYQCVNPCIGKCASGATCEPKAHLAVCKCPPGYSGDALVSCRQTRAFPVAKYDGCTQCGK, from the exons CCTTCAAAAATTGCATTCAGTTTTGTGCTCCTGCTCGCCGCAATCACCAGCTTTCCAGAGGTTCTAGGTAAAAACGTAGACAAACGTTGCGTGAACTGCACGTATCGTACATATTACACCTCCGCCAGCAGCCCGTCACAGTACACAGCACGAGATGTCAGCG CCGATGGCTGCCATGGCAATCCTTGCGGTGTGAATGCTGTTTGTCAGGATGCTGGCGGTCGCCCGGTCTGCTCCTGCCCCCCTGGTCATAGCGGCAATCCGCTGACACACTGCAACCGTGGCGAATGTTTGGACAACATCGACTGCCGTGGCGATTTGCAATGCAAGGATAATCGCTGTGTGAATCCCTGCGTAGGTGCTTGCGGTCTCAATGCCAATTGTGAG CCCAAAAATCACGTTGCTGTTTGCAGTTGCCCCACAGGCTACAGAGGCGATCCATTCACTTCCTGCCATCGTGTTGATCCTG ACGAACAGTGCCATCCAAGTCCATGTGGCATCAATACcaaatgtgaaattttgaaTGGTGTGCCCACTTGTTCATGTATACATGGCTTCACT GGCAATCCACTTAGCGGCTGCCGGCACGAATGCGAACACGATGGCGATTGCAGCGCACGCGACACCTGCAGCAACTACAAGTGCGTGCCCGCTTGCCAGCAGTGCGGCATAGGCGCCACCTGCAACACAGTCGCTGGACATCGCGCAGTTTGCGAATGCCCTAAGGGCTACATTGGCTCGCCGTACACCGAATGTCGACCCGAGTGCTATGGCGACTCCGACTGTCCATCCAATCGTCCAGCTTGTTTCTACGGCATCTGCAAGAACACATGTGATGGCGCATGCGGCGTTGGTGCTGACTGCAATTTGCGCGGTTTGACGCCTGTCTGCAGCTGCCCACGCGACATGACCGGTGATCCGTTTGTGCGCTGTCGCCCATTCACGAAGG AGGATCTCTGCGAGCCAAATCCTTGCGGCACAAATGCGCTCTGCATTCCCGGCCATGACAATACTGGACGTGAGCGGCCGGTCTGCAACTGTTTGCCGGGCTATACGGGCAATCCGTTGTCGCACTGCTCGCGG GGTGAGTGCTTGAGCAACAACGAGTGTCCCGACAACAAGGCGTGCATCAACTATCAGTGTGTGAATCCCTGCATTGGCAAGTGCGCCTCGGGCGCTACCTGTGAGCCAAAGGCTCATTTGGCGGTGTGTAAGTGCCCACCAGGTTACTCCGGCGATGCGTTGGTGTCGTGTCGCCAGACACGCGCCTTCCCTGTGGCGAAATACGACGGCTGCACACAATGCGGAAAATAG